In the Leptospira limi genome, one interval contains:
- a CDS encoding zinc-binding dehydrogenase, translating to MASRFSVSEWDEMKAVTILKYDEIEPQLELREKEIPTPKENEVRIKIHLSPINPSDLMFIRGLYGFKKKAPVSAGFEASGTVDAVGSAIKTLKVGMPVSCVAPQNDGSWAEYMITTEDNCLPLVDGVTLDEGSSFFVNPMTAWAMVSRCQKEGHQAMIQTAAASALGKMVVRLCKEKGIPLINIVRKKEQEDTLTEIGAEHILNSSSPNYQKDLFKLSKKLNATYAIDAVAGETAQSLVECMPYGAKIVCYGALSEKPFSVNSGIILFQNKKIEGFWLSSWIYEIGLEEFQKQAKEAQKYLKTVFQTKINKRFKFEEYKEGLEFYKQHMTEGKVVFGP from the coding sequence TTGGCAAGCAGATTTTCCGTGAGTGAATGGGATGAGATGAAAGCAGTCACCATCCTCAAATACGATGAAATCGAACCACAATTGGAACTCCGTGAAAAAGAAATTCCAACACCAAAAGAAAACGAAGTCAGGATCAAAATCCACCTCTCTCCCATCAATCCATCGGATTTGATGTTCATTCGTGGTTTGTATGGATTCAAAAAAAAAGCACCTGTCTCTGCAGGATTTGAAGCCAGTGGAACCGTCGATGCAGTAGGAAGTGCCATCAAAACTTTAAAAGTGGGGATGCCTGTTTCCTGTGTGGCCCCTCAAAATGATGGCTCATGGGCTGAGTATATGATCACAACGGAAGACAACTGTTTACCGTTAGTGGATGGTGTCACACTTGACGAAGGTTCTAGTTTTTTTGTAAACCCAATGACCGCTTGGGCGATGGTATCCCGATGCCAAAAAGAAGGACACCAAGCAATGATCCAAACGGCAGCTGCAAGTGCCCTTGGCAAAATGGTGGTTCGCCTTTGTAAAGAGAAAGGAATTCCACTCATCAACATCGTTCGAAAAAAAGAACAAGAAGATACCTTAACTGAAATTGGTGCAGAACATATTTTAAATTCCAGTTCACCAAATTACCAAAAAGATTTATTCAAACTTTCTAAAAAACTAAACGCAACATATGCTATTGATGCAGTCGCTGGGGAAACAGCACAATCCTTAGTAGAATGTATGCCTTATGGGGCAAAAATAGTTTGTTATGGTGCCTTGTCTGAAAAACCATTTTCTGTGAACTCAGGGATCATTCTTTTCCAAAACAAAAAAATTGAAGGATTTTGGCTGTCTTCATGGATTTATGAAATTGGATTGGAAGAGTTTCAGAAACAAGCAAAAGAAGCACAAAAATACTTAAAGACTGTATTCCAAACAAAAATTAACAAACGATTTAAGTTTGAAGAATACAAAGAAGGTTTAGAATTTTATAAACAACATATGACCGAAGGGAAGGTAGTGTTTGGTCCGTAA
- a CDS encoding aspartate kinase produces MSSKIVVQKYGGTSVGDTTKIQNVAKRIKRYHDEGQKVAVVVSAMGHTTDELVDLADQISKNPPKREMDMLLSTGEQVSIALLAIALNELGVPAQSFTGSQLKILTDGNFSNGKIEMIDRSRIDEAFNKGKVVIVAGFQGIDKDENIVTLGRGGSDTSAVALAAALGADECEIYTDVDGVYTADPRKIPTAKMHKQITYEEMLELASLGAGVLHSRSVELGMNYNVVIHVRSSFHDKPGTLVMSEDKIMEKMKVSGVTAKSDQARVTIADVKDKPGIAADLFTQLSNKDVIVDVIVQSSPRDGINTISFTIAKKDIGATKPIIEAYAKEHGNGKAEIDENISIVSAVGVGMKSHVGVAAKMFQSLAEKNINIEMISTSEIKISCVIKQNQAEDAVKALHTTFIG; encoded by the coding sequence ATGTCATCGAAAATCGTTGTCCAAAAATATGGTGGAACCTCTGTTGGTGACACCACCAAAATACAAAATGTGGCGAAACGCATCAAACGTTACCACGACGAAGGCCAAAAGGTTGCTGTTGTAGTTTCTGCAATGGGACATACTACAGACGAACTGGTGGACCTTGCTGATCAAATTTCGAAAAACCCGCCAAAACGGGAAATGGATATGTTACTTTCTACTGGGGAACAAGTATCCATTGCCTTACTTGCCATTGCTCTCAACGAATTAGGAGTTCCTGCACAATCTTTTACAGGTTCTCAATTAAAAATTTTAACAGATGGAAACTTTTCCAATGGTAAAATTGAAATGATCGACAGGTCCAGAATCGACGAAGCCTTTAACAAAGGAAAGGTGGTAATCGTTGCTGGTTTCCAGGGGATCGATAAAGACGAAAACATTGTCACCTTAGGACGAGGTGGAAGTGATACTTCTGCTGTGGCTCTAGCAGCAGCCCTCGGAGCAGACGAGTGTGAAATTTATACGGATGTGGACGGTGTTTATACAGCCGATCCAAGAAAAATCCCAACTGCCAAAATGCACAAACAAATCACTTATGAAGAAATGTTGGAACTAGCAAGTTTAGGAGCTGGTGTCTTACATTCACGAAGTGTTGAATTAGGAATGAACTATAACGTGGTCATCCACGTTCGATCAAGTTTCCATGACAAACCGGGAACTTTAGTAATGAGTGAGGATAAAATTATGGAAAAAATGAAAGTGAGTGGAGTAACAGCAAAAAGTGACCAAGCGCGTGTTACGATTGCGGATGTAAAAGACAAACCAGGAATTGCTGCTGATCTTTTCACTCAACTATCCAACAAAGATGTCATCGTAGATGTCATTGTACAATCCTCACCAAGAGATGGAATCAATACCATTTCCTTCACGATTGCCAAAAAAGATATTGGTGCGACAAAACCAATCATCGAAGCCTATGCCAAAGAACACGGAAACGGTAAGGCAGAAATTGACGAAAATATTTCGATAGTTTCTGCAGTCGGTGTTGGAATGAAATCACATGTGGGTGTGGCTGCAAAAATGTTCCAATCCCTCGCAGAAAAAAACATCAACATTGAAATGATTTCCACATCTGAGATTAAAATCTCGTGTGTCATCAAACAAAACCAAGCGGAAGATGCAGTAAAAGCTTTACACACTACCTTTATTGGGTAG
- a CDS encoding spiro-SPASM protein — protein MINRKEYNPSFAVVYLDTQTLSFLESNFDIKLFETFVSKLHKVFPNLNLHINVNDSVKSKLFGSKFVNSFVFYEPNITEIEFFKQFGSLLPESVFKDPEWDEVCFLYFTGISPLLNTSLTEKIWNRHKNFFSQYSYSENIPPGLIPTVITREFLSSLPDQLTTDIHSFFLKNINQYDVDIFFQSPDLRQLRLDFRYHSVRSNILINGLLAIADEIPYEDLHSTLKQNPELFRSSPSYMEWEIYKGCELSCVFCPREFVDKSNDGSFVPLTSVKTMVSKFQKELTSPITISLSGNGEPLLHPEFTSIIKEILTLPQLKELIIETALYKNVDVLVSLIQELDQTNKEKLCIITNLSTLKEETYLTLYGKKGLTTVLESVDTLSKLLPKNSLYVQMIKMKEVEDEIDPYFTSFEKKGINIILQKYNRFANQLPERRVSDLTPIHRDFCWHLTRDLYVSVTGDVSICKQNQTKIIGNLYTESLSDVWKKGHDSFRLSFNGEHDKIPAPCLNCDEWYTFNA, from the coding sequence ATGATCAATCGCAAAGAATACAATCCAAGTTTTGCCGTTGTTTATTTAGACACCCAAACACTTTCATTTTTAGAATCTAATTTTGATATAAAATTATTTGAAACATTTGTTTCAAAACTTCACAAAGTGTTTCCCAATTTAAATCTCCACATAAATGTGAATGATTCCGTTAAATCAAAGTTATTTGGTTCAAAATTCGTAAATTCATTTGTTTTTTACGAACCAAATATAACAGAAATTGAATTCTTCAAACAATTTGGAAGTTTATTACCAGAATCAGTTTTTAAAGATCCAGAATGGGACGAAGTTTGTTTTTTATATTTTACTGGAATTTCACCTTTACTCAACACATCGTTAACTGAAAAAATTTGGAATCGCCATAAAAACTTTTTTTCACAGTATTCTTATTCGGAAAACATTCCTCCTGGCCTAATTCCAACGGTGATCACTAGAGAATTTTTGAGTTCATTACCAGACCAACTAACAACCGATATTCATTCCTTTTTTCTTAAAAATATCAACCAATATGATGTAGATATTTTTTTCCAATCTCCTGATTTACGACAATTACGTTTGGATTTTCGTTATCATTCGGTACGCTCCAATATTCTCATCAACGGATTACTTGCAATTGCAGATGAAATTCCATACGAAGATTTACACTCCACTTTAAAACAAAATCCCGAATTGTTTCGCAGTTCCCCATCTTATATGGAATGGGAAATTTATAAGGGATGTGAACTGTCCTGTGTATTTTGCCCACGCGAGTTCGTTGATAAATCAAATGATGGAAGTTTTGTTCCACTCACTTCTGTAAAAACAATGGTTTCAAAATTCCAAAAGGAATTAACTTCTCCTATCACCATCAGTTTATCAGGAAATGGGGAACCACTTTTACACCCTGAGTTTACCTCAATTATAAAAGAAATCCTCACTCTTCCCCAACTCAAAGAACTCATCATTGAAACAGCACTATACAAAAATGTTGATGTTTTGGTTTCTCTCATCCAGGAACTAGACCAAACAAACAAAGAAAAACTTTGTATCATTACTAATCTCAGTACCTTAAAAGAAGAAACATACCTAACATTATATGGCAAAAAAGGACTTACTACTGTTTTAGAATCAGTAGATACTCTTTCTAAACTATTACCAAAAAATTCTTTATATGTGCAAATGATTAAGATGAAAGAAGTAGAAGATGAAATTGATCCTTACTTTACTTCATTTGAAAAAAAAGGAATCAACATCATTTTACAAAAATACAATCGTTTTGCCAATCAACTACCAGAACGAAGAGTCAGTGACCTTACGCCAATCCATAGAGACTTTTGTTGGCATTTAACACGCGATTTATATGTATCTGTAACAGGTGATGTTTCAATTTGTAAACAAAACCAAACTAAAATCATTGGAAATCTCTATACTGAATCCTTATCTGATGTTTGGAAAAAAGGCCATGACTCCTTTCGCCTAAGTTTTAATGGCGAACATGACAAAATCCCTGCACCTTGTTTGAATTGTGATGAGTGGTATACATTCAACGCATGA
- a CDS encoding glycosyltransferase, producing MKVAIIHDWLTGMRGGEVVLDSMLKAYPEADLFSLFYSKGKLNARIENRKITTAFTNNLPFKEKYYRYYLPLFPTAIETLDLKGYDVVISSSHCVAKGVIPHPDTFHLSYVHSPMRYVWDMYYDYFPARKGFKFFLLQSIANYLRTWDAASANRVDYFTCNSHFVGRRIQKYYRRDYKIIYPPCLPQDFRVHDNSKDDYYLMVSAFAPYKKIDLAIEAFRENGKPLILVGGGQEEGKLTKNLPKNILWKKGLPRQEVVELYKKARGFIFPGMEDFGITPVESQAYATPVIAYGKGGALESVKDGKTGVFFEEQTVKSLNDAIKRAEKIQFKRWDFQNSINRFTEEKFVSEIRKVVDRHK from the coding sequence ATGAAAGTTGCAATTATACATGACTGGCTCACTGGAATGCGAGGAGGAGAAGTTGTCCTCGATAGTATGTTAAAAGCTTATCCAGAAGCAGATTTGTTTAGTCTTTTTTACTCAAAAGGCAAACTCAACGCAAGAATTGAAAATCGAAAGATCACAACAGCTTTCACAAACAATTTACCGTTCAAAGAAAAATACTATCGATATTATTTGCCTTTATTTCCGACAGCGATTGAAACATTGGACCTAAAAGGGTATGATGTTGTCATCAGTTCTTCTCACTGTGTTGCAAAAGGAGTGATCCCTCACCCGGATACATTTCATTTGAGTTATGTTCATAGTCCCATGCGTTATGTCTGGGATATGTATTATGATTATTTCCCGGCAAGGAAGGGTTTTAAATTTTTCCTATTACAATCCATAGCTAATTACCTCCGAACATGGGATGCTGCCTCTGCCAACCGTGTGGATTATTTTACATGTAACTCTCATTTTGTGGGAAGACGAATTCAAAAGTATTACAGACGAGATTATAAAATCATTTATCCACCATGTTTGCCACAAGACTTTCGAGTGCATGACAATTCCAAAGATGATTATTATTTGATGGTGTCTGCCTTTGCTCCTTATAAAAAAATTGACTTAGCCATCGAAGCCTTCCGTGAAAATGGAAAACCTCTCATCCTTGTAGGTGGGGGGCAGGAAGAGGGGAAACTCACAAAAAATCTCCCAAAAAACATCCTATGGAAAAAAGGATTACCGCGCCAGGAAGTCGTAGAACTCTACAAAAAGGCACGTGGGTTCATTTTTCCAGGAATGGAAGACTTTGGGATCACACCAGTGGAATCCCAGGCTTACGCCACTCCGGTCATCGCCTATGGAAAGGGTGGGGCACTCGAGTCGGTAAAAGATGGCAAAACTGGTGTCTTTTTTGAAGAACAGACCGTAAAATCCTTAAACGACGCCATCAAACGGGCAGAAAAAATCCAATTCAAACGTTGGGATTTCCAAAATTCCATCAATCGATTCACGGAAGAAAAATTCGTAAGCGAAATTCGAAAGGTAGTCGATAGACATAAATAG
- a CDS encoding LEA type 2 family protein: protein MVRNVVKQFGIYFFGSLVLINCISDTKKNLESLKACKFDLVDVRVELKPNPSFPLIPLLDLYPQVSVTNPNPTKVSIYEFDLDIELVTNQGKEYIGKLQNQTPVEVEPNSETLVVLKLVPEQKGSLLPKLLLLAKQLGEAAKKGEEAEFEIYGTVQIDSVFGKLPVPVREVSRIKLKR, encoded by the coding sequence TTGGTCCGTAACGTTGTAAAACAATTTGGAATCTATTTTTTTGGTTCATTGGTACTGATCAATTGTATCAGTGATACCAAAAAAAATTTAGAAAGCCTAAAGGCGTGTAAGTTTGATTTGGTGGACGTTCGTGTTGAATTGAAACCGAATCCTAGTTTTCCATTGATACCACTTCTTGATTTGTACCCCCAAGTATCTGTTACAAATCCAAATCCTACAAAAGTCAGCATTTACGAATTTGATTTGGATATCGAACTCGTAACAAACCAAGGCAAAGAATATATTGGAAAACTCCAAAATCAAACTCCTGTGGAAGTAGAACCAAATTCAGAAACACTTGTTGTTTTAAAACTAGTTCCCGAACAAAAAGGTTCCCTCCTTCCCAAATTACTTTTGTTAGCAAAACAATTGGGAGAGGCTGCAAAAAAAGGGGAAGAAGCAGAGTTTGAAATTTATGGAACCGTACAGATAGATAGTGTATTTGGAAAATTACCAGTCCCTGTTCGGGAAGTTTCTCGGATCAAACTGAAACGATGA
- a CDS encoding MlaD family protein: MKSKKLNNETITGIIFFSILVFAFFTTVIEPDRPTKKYPYRLSLFYSRIDGIKEGTEVRILGIQKGYVAHIDSRPLMDVPDRRFLDHNIDHAIELHIALEDPLTLWDNYEVDFQTVTLFSGRIININPGSSDGKRPFFKPTFREGEKSPDYLPSARYFDDFFKATSATMEENRSDLRQITLDFRSITDKLNQTEGTIPKIIGSTEMYDELLATIKDAETIGKEGRRYMESSRNLENTMPIPFLITASYYGRTTPITGRRIGPQE; the protein is encoded by the coding sequence GTGAAATCAAAAAAATTAAATAACGAAACCATCACTGGTATCATTTTTTTTTCGATTTTAGTTTTTGCATTTTTTACAACTGTCATAGAACCAGACAGACCCACTAAAAAATACCCTTACCGACTTTCGTTATTTTATTCACGTATCGATGGGATCAAAGAAGGGACAGAAGTTAGAATCCTTGGGATCCAAAAAGGGTATGTTGCCCATATTGACTCAAGGCCACTGATGGATGTTCCTGACAGACGGTTCCTTGACCATAACATCGATCATGCGATCGAATTACACATTGCACTCGAGGACCCACTTACCCTTTGGGATAATTATGAAGTGGATTTCCAAACAGTGACATTATTTTCAGGAAGGATTATCAATATCAACCCAGGTAGTTCCGACGGAAAACGTCCCTTTTTTAAACCCACGTTTCGTGAAGGGGAAAAATCTCCTGATTACTTACCATCCGCAAGGTATTTTGATGATTTTTTCAAAGCAACTTCTGCCACGATGGAAGAAAATCGATCTGACCTCCGACAAATCACATTGGATTTTCGGTCCATCACCGATAAATTAAACCAAACAGAAGGTACAATTCCCAAAATCATTGGAAGTACTGAGATGTATGATGAACTTCTTGCGACCATCAAAGACGCAGAAACGATAGGAAAAGAAGGAAGAAGGTATATGGAAAGTTCTAGAAATTTGGAGAACACCATGCCTATACCATTTTTAATAACAGCCTCGTATTACGGCCGTACAACGCCGATTACAGGAAGAAGGATTGGACCACAAGAATAA
- a CDS encoding cytidylyltransferase domain-containing protein, with product MSGIHSTHDSFAFIQARLGSTRFPKKILKSIPEDSGVTFLDHIHRRLSTVFEHNQIIFLIPESDEESIRFLNSRGYLYFCGSELDVRDRFRKAAKHFGAKHIFRLTADNPFIDINSIRYLYEAILEIKDTYYSLSMSGLPLGMGVECFSTASLFYDSEETQLERHIEHVSLHIKEFPEIHKQYRLSPPHLQTLDIFRKLQNGEISHLRITVDEKKDFEMICNIWIQLGETNPFFGAEEVLQLYDSNPNIYDLNANVEQVVFTLPKTKKNKRRVNVLYGNPIQFGYGHFERCKSLSIYLQLNGYDVQLIDSFLEKESNIPHIFDTREIEYPVQNAFYIDNFNHPPNTTNSTFFLPHPSISIPNEVSLSYYSSPLSELKSTIPESSGKLLVYAGQLDETESTQLDEFLLRFHQSKNQVNPHFHSIVRIGGKKPKDSKIEYQPRISYSEFLREIDSSEWVCTYFGQTMIEGMAKSKKVCLIGISEIHETLGLFAEQKLGIPYIASLSNLNQIDHFPTKTDSKKIKLVRDAHTKILSWLNSIN from the coding sequence ATGAGTGGTATACATTCAACGCATGATAGTTTTGCCTTCATTCAGGCAAGACTAGGCTCAACACGATTTCCAAAAAAAATATTAAAATCAATTCCTGAGGATTCAGGAGTCACATTTTTAGATCATATCCATCGGCGATTGTCAACCGTATTTGAACACAACCAAATCATCTTCCTCATCCCAGAATCAGATGAAGAGTCCATTCGATTTCTAAACTCCAGAGGTTATCTTTATTTCTGCGGATCTGAATTGGATGTTAGGGATCGATTTCGCAAAGCGGCAAAACATTTTGGTGCAAAACATATTTTTCGACTAACGGCTGATAATCCATTTATAGATATCAATTCAATTCGTTATTTATATGAAGCAATTTTAGAAATCAAGGACACTTATTATAGTTTGTCAATGAGTGGGTTACCTCTTGGAATGGGTGTGGAATGTTTTTCAACGGCTTCATTGTTTTATGATTCAGAAGAAACCCAATTGGAAAGACATATAGAACATGTATCCTTACACATAAAGGAATTCCCAGAAATTCATAAACAATATCGACTTTCTCCACCCCATTTACAAACACTAGACATCTTTCGAAAATTACAAAACGGTGAGATATCACACCTCAGGATCACAGTTGATGAGAAAAAAGATTTTGAAATGATCTGCAACATTTGGATTCAACTGGGAGAAACGAATCCTTTTTTTGGAGCAGAAGAAGTATTACAATTATATGATTCTAATCCAAATATTTATGATTTGAATGCAAACGTAGAACAAGTTGTATTTACACTTCCCAAAACAAAAAAAAACAAAAGGAGGGTTAATGTTTTATATGGGAACCCAATCCAATTCGGATACGGACACTTTGAACGTTGTAAATCCTTATCAATTTACTTACAACTGAATGGTTATGATGTTCAACTCATAGATTCATTTTTAGAAAAAGAATCAAACATTCCCCATATATTTGATACAAGGGAAATCGAATACCCAGTTCAAAATGCTTTTTATATCGATAACTTCAATCATCCACCGAACACAACCAATTCTACTTTTTTTCTCCCACACCCTTCCATTTCTATTCCGAATGAGGTTTCACTTTCCTACTATAGTTCACCATTGTCTGAACTCAAATCAACAATTCCAGAATCATCTGGAAAATTATTGGTTTATGCTGGACAATTGGATGAAACCGAATCAACACAGCTTGATGAATTTTTATTAAGGTTCCACCAATCCAAAAATCAAGTGAATCCACATTTTCATTCCATTGTGCGCATTGGTGGAAAAAAACCAAAGGATTCAAAAATTGAATACCAACCAAGAATTTCGTATTCAGAATTCCTCAGAGAAATTGATTCATCAGAATGGGTTTGCACATATTTTGGTCAAACGATGATCGAAGGAATGGCAAAATCCAAAAAGGTATGTTTAATTGGAATTTCTGAAATCCATGAAACTCTTGGTTTGTTTGCCGAACAAAAACTAGGAATTCCATACATTGCTTCCTTATCCAATCTGAATCAAATCGATCATTTTCCTACCAAAACGGACTCAAAGAAAATCAAATTGGTTCGCGATGCTCATACAAAAATTCTAAGTTGGTTAAATTCCATTAATTAA
- a CDS encoding flagellar FlbD family protein has product MVILHRLKGAEFVLNADLIETIEANPDTIITLVNEKKFIVQESVADVVEKVITYQTRIHNLPRVSDKRPEET; this is encoded by the coding sequence TTGGTCATTTTACACCGACTCAAAGGGGCTGAATTTGTTCTCAATGCAGATTTGATTGAGACAATTGAAGCCAATCCAGATACGATCATCACTCTTGTGAATGAAAAGAAATTCATTGTACAAGAGTCTGTTGCGGACGTTGTGGAAAAGGTAATCACTTACCAAACGAGAATCCACAACCTGCCTCGAGTGAGTGATAAAAGGCCTGAGGAAACATAA
- a CDS encoding LIC13255 family lipoprotein, translating into MNQKLLSIILHFNITLVFYSCIQQRDDLFYSAQEGNQKIFEKYTLKNSACGSNKLPGALALGRVKIDDANLCFRAIELTTCPAWNTEGYTPDSCKAIGTSFR; encoded by the coding sequence ATGAACCAAAAACTTCTCTCTATTATTCTTCATTTTAACATCACTTTGGTGTTCTATAGTTGTATCCAACAACGAGATGATTTATTTTATTCTGCGCAAGAAGGGAACCAAAAGATTTTTGAAAAGTATACTTTAAAAAACTCAGCATGTGGTTCTAATAAATTACCTGGCGCACTTGCTTTAGGCAGAGTCAAAATCGACGATGCAAATCTTTGTTTTAGAGCCATTGAACTTACAACTTGCCCAGCTTGGAATACCGAAGGGTACACTCCCGATTCTTGTAAGGCGATTGGAACAAGTTTTCGTTAA
- a CDS encoding acyl-CoA desaturase: MNSASSSVEPVVKEQAPLLFLVLFFLVQATVLTVFTVPFSWTLVLVAVGSYFLRMFGITGAYHRYFSHASFKTSRVFQFVLAWIGSMSMQKGALWWAAHHRNHHKYSDTEKDIHSPSRKGFWYSHMFWFLRDDYNDYEAKLIPDFYKYPELRWLDRNHWIPPLTYAILLYVVGGWAWLVYGYAVSTFILGHATWTINSLSHVYGSVRFESRDTSKNNVWLALLTMGEGWHNNHHYYCSSVNQGFYWYEIDITYYILKVLSWFGIVWDLKKPPKKVIEEGIQRDRLKKEEMALVRKQKQEIKTKKKVEVLST, translated from the coding sequence ATGAATTCTGCATCTTCTTCGGTGGAACCTGTTGTCAAAGAACAGGCACCTTTACTTTTCCTCGTTTTATTTTTTCTCGTCCAAGCGACTGTCTTAACGGTATTTACCGTCCCGTTTTCCTGGACTCTAGTTTTGGTTGCGGTTGGTTCTTATTTCCTTCGTATGTTCGGAATCACAGGTGCTTACCATCGTTATTTTTCCCACGCATCGTTTAAGACATCCCGAGTTTTCCAATTTGTCCTTGCTTGGATCGGGTCCATGTCCATGCAAAAAGGTGCTTTGTGGTGGGCAGCTCACCACAGAAACCACCACAAGTATTCTGATACCGAAAAAGACATCCACTCCCCAAGCCGAAAGGGATTTTGGTATTCGCATATGTTTTGGTTTCTAAGAGATGATTACAATGATTATGAAGCCAAACTGATCCCCGATTTTTATAAATACCCAGAATTACGTTGGCTCGATCGTAACCACTGGATCCCTCCTCTTACCTATGCAATTCTATTGTATGTTGTTGGTGGTTGGGCTTGGCTTGTGTATGGTTATGCTGTATCCACTTTTATCCTAGGCCATGCCACATGGACCATCAATTCACTTTCTCACGTATATGGGTCGGTTCGCTTTGAGTCTAGAGATACAAGTAAAAACAATGTTTGGTTGGCACTGCTCACAATGGGTGAAGGTTGGCACAATAACCACCATTACTACTGTTCGTCGGTGAACCAAGGTTTTTATTGGTATGAAATAGATATAACGTATTACATTCTAAAAGTATTAAGTTGGTTTGGGATTGTTTGGGACTTAAAAAAACCACCTAAAAAAGTGATTGAAGAAGGCATTCAAAGAGACCGTCTTAAGAAAGAAGAGATGGCACTTGTTCGAAAACAAAAACAAGAAATTAAAACCAAAAAGAAAGTGGAAGTGTTATCGACTTAA
- a CDS encoding putative peptidyl-prolyl cis-trans isomerase, with amino-acid sequence MQKRIRISRNFVLVFAAVVCFALAVPTKPLNSYESLNAVLAIVGPKSISTLDYEEGVERYKNLSRFFPNYRKKGSLHSQVIDFLIDRAVVDIVAEEESIQVNEKRIEAEIQKRMDAQGISDLEQFKKSVQNQFNLPYDIWLDDLPYQIKKGQLLQIKVSPPLPSEQEVQSWYNKNKSKVGNEFKFRELVFSPANGSIEEESRLFNELTEIRNKSMNDPSFFKLVASGPRNESRYRLNGGLVNWVPTFELYKTQPSTASVLAQVGGQGKFSEVFRDDRKRYCLVYIEGMRPTPLDAVRKGIQGFLFREKEQTSFEEWVVVTRKNMAITIFDPIYIKEHNINNPEEKYNSD; translated from the coding sequence ATGCAAAAAAGAATTCGAATCTCGCGTAACTTCGTTTTAGTTTTTGCAGCGGTTGTTTGTTTTGCTCTCGCTGTTCCCACAAAACCTCTCAACTCCTATGAATCACTCAATGCAGTTCTCGCCATTGTTGGTCCAAAATCCATATCCACTTTGGATTATGAAGAAGGTGTAGAGAGGTATAAAAACCTTTCTCGATTTTTCCCAAATTACCGCAAAAAAGGTTCTCTCCATTCGCAGGTGATCGACTTTCTCATTGATCGGGCTGTGGTTGATATCGTTGCTGAAGAAGAATCAATCCAAGTGAATGAAAAACGAATCGAAGCAGAAATTCAAAAAAGAATGGATGCTCAAGGGATCAGTGACTTAGAACAATTTAAAAAATCGGTTCAAAACCAATTTAATTTGCCGTATGACATTTGGTTGGATGACCTTCCTTACCAAATTAAAAAAGGACAACTATTACAAATTAAAGTAAGTCCTCCACTTCCTTCAGAACAAGAAGTACAATCATGGTATAACAAAAATAAGTCGAAGGTTGGAAATGAATTTAAGTTTCGTGAGCTTGTTTTTTCACCAGCCAATGGTTCCATTGAAGAAGAATCTCGTTTATTTAACGAACTCACTGAGATTAGAAACAAATCTATGAATGACCCTTCCTTTTTTAAGCTTGTGGCATCTGGTCCAAGAAATGAGTCTCGTTACCGATTGAATGGAGGACTTGTTAACTGGGTGCCTACATTTGAATTGTACAAAACCCAACCTTCCACTGCTTCTGTGTTAGCACAAGTCGGTGGACAAGGAAAATTCTCTGAAGTATTCCGTGACGATAGAAAACGATACTGTTTAGTATATATTGAAGGAATGAGACCAACACCTCTCGATGCTGTTAGAAAAGGGATCCAGGGATTTTTATTTCGTGAAAAGGAACAAACTTCTTTCGAAGAATGGGTTGTTGTCACACGCAAAAATATGGCAATCACAATCTTTGATCCAATTTACATCAAAGAACATAATATAAATAATCCCGAAGAAAAGTACAATTCAGATTAA